The following are from one region of the Calypte anna isolate BGI_N300 chromosome 13, bCalAnn1_v1.p, whole genome shotgun sequence genome:
- the CANX gene encoding calnexin: MELRWLLCVTLLALGTLAVQAHDMDDDNEGDDVVDIEDDLDDGIEEAEELKPETSTPPPTPKVTYRPPVPTGEVYFVESFDKGTLDGWILSKAKKDDTDDEISKYDGKWEVQDMKDTKLPGDKGLVLVTRAKHHAISSKLSKPFVFDTKPLIIQYEVNFQNGIECGGAYVKLLSKTPELNLDQFHDKTPYTIMFGPDKCGEDYKLHFIFRHKNPKTGKYEEKHAKRPDADLKTYFTDKKTHLYTLVLNPDNSFEILVDQTVVNSGNLLNDMSPPVNPPREIEDPNDQKPEDWDERPKIPDPDAVKPDDWDEDAPAKIADENAVKPEGWLDDEPEYVADPDAEKPEDWDEDMDGEWEAPQIANPKCETAPGCGTWQRPMIDNPNYKGKWKPPMIDNVNYQGIWKPRKIPNPDFFEDLEPFKMTPFSAVGLELWSMTSDIFFDNFIICTERAVADDWANDGWGLKKAADGAAEPGVVGQMMAAAEERPWLWVVYILTVALPVFLVVLFCCSGKKQPSAAEYKKTDAPQPDVMDEEKEEEKDKGDKEEEEEEEEANEEKIEEKQRSDADIGSASQEEEEEDEEEDRKRASEEEETVNRSPRNRKPRKD; the protein is encoded by the exons ATGGAGCTGAGATGGCTACTCTGTGTGACCCTGCTGGCTCTTGGAACTCTTGCTGTCCAAGCACATGATATGGATGATGACAATGAGGGTGATGATGTTGTTGATATTGAAGATGACTTGGATGATGGGATTGAGGAGGCAGAAGAGCTGAAGCCTGAAACAAGCACTCCTCCTCCAACTCCAAAG GTTACCTACAGGCCCCCAGTCCCAACTGGTGAGGTGTATTTTGTGGAATCCTTTGATAAAGGAACTTTGGATGG ATGGATCCTGTCCAAAGCCAAAAAAGATGATACAGATGATGAAATTTCCAAATATGATG GTAAATGGGAAGTCCAAGACATGAAGGACACAAAGCTTCCAGGAGACAAAGGGCTTGTGTTGGTAACCCGAGCCAAGCATCATGCAATTTCATCCAAACTTTCAAAGCCTTTTGTGTTTGATACCAAACCCCTTATTATACA GTATGAAGTAAATTTCCAAAATGGAATAGAGTGTGGTGGGGCCTATGTGAAATTGCTTTCAAAAACCCCTGAATTGAACCTG GATCAGTTCCATGACAAAACTCCTTATACAATCATGTTTGGCCCTGACAAATGTGGAGAGGACTACAAACTGCACTTCATCTTCCGgcacaaaaaccccaagacTGGCAAATATGAGGAGAAGCATGCAAAGCGTCCAGATGCAGACCTGAAAACTTACTTTACTGATAAGAAAACCCATCTTTATACTCTGG TCTTGAATCCTGATAATAGTTTTGAAATACTGGTTGATCAAACGGTTGTCAACAGTGGGAATTTGCTGAATGATATGTCTCCTCCTGTGAATCCACCTCGAGAGATTGAGGACCCAAATGACCAGAAGCCTGAGGATTGGGATGAGAGACCAAAAATTCCAGACCCAGATGCTGTCAAACCAGATGACTG ggatgaggatgCTCCTGCAAAAATAGCAGATGAAAATGCTGTGAAACCAGAGGGCTGGCTGGATGATGAACCAGAATATGTAGCAGACCCTGATGCTGAGAAGCCTGAAGATTG ggatGAGGATATGGATGGTGAATGGGAGGCACCTCAGATTGCAAACCCTAAATGTGAGACAGCCCCTGGCTGTGGGACCTGGCAGAGACCAATGATTGACAACCCAAACTACAAGGGCAAATGGAAGCCTCCTATGATTGATAATGTGAACTATCAG GGTATATGGAAACCTAGGAAGATCCCAAACCCGGATTTCTTTGAAGACTTGGAACCTTTCAAGATGACTCCCTTCAGTGCTGTGGGACTTGAGTTATGGTCAATGACTTCTGACATCTTTTTTGACAACTTTATCATCTGTACTGAAAGAGCTGTGGCTGATGATTGGGCCAATGATGGATGGGGACTGAAAAAGGCAGCTGATGGTGCTGCAGAG CCTGGTGTTGTGGGCCAGATGATGGCAGCTGCTGAAGAGCGTCCCTGGCTTTGGGTGGTCTACATCCTCACTGTGGCTTTGCCAGTGTTCCTTGTTgtccttttctgctgttctgGGAAG AAACAGCCAAGTGCTGCAGAATACAAAAAGACTGATGCTCCTCAGCCTGATGTGAtggatgaggaaaaagaagaagaaaaagacaaaggagacaaggaagaggaggaggaggaggaggaagcaaacGAGGAAAAGATAG aagagaagcagagaagtgaTGCTGATATAGGAAGTGCTAGtcaagaggaggaggaagaggatgaggaagaggacAGGAAACGTGCATCAGAG GAGGAGGAAACTGTGAATAGATCACCCAGAAACAGAAAGCCAAGGAAAGATTGA
- the MAML1 gene encoding mastermind-like protein 1 isoform X2 translates to MVLPPCPMAEFVVPRHSAVMERLRRRIELCRRHHSACESRYQAVSPERLELERQQTFALHQRCLQAKAKRAGKHRQPPPAPPPPAPPPPAAAVAGSADRTGANGLEAEAASGEQHGRSSTLIALHETVKRKLDSAASPQNGDQQNGYGDVFAVSKKLRRDDALGGVSGSSNGMPPVSPLHHLDKKSGSGDTLQLNGKHPMGLDGISKKCLPDSSLQMNGSGDAEDSFPLSLNKELKQEPVDDLPCMIAGAGGSISQNNLMPDLNLNEQEWKELIEELNRSVPDEDMKDLFNEDFEEKKDADSSNSAAQTPLPQDINIKTEFSPAPFEQEQMGSPQVRSTSSGPAFIGAASVPVSAASPAVANSQAMFQPSNQSMTENPNQPMMQASNHSQNVQRPLPSVLLPGKGAGSAKEMSSAHQLQQIAAKQKRDQMLQNQQQASQVHQTNQMSTWQQSGQSHSPLAVPYTMENPTSPSVYQPDFNNQKIIMSNMGNKSSPRAAGNYHVNILGHQQNSLNQNPVNSQGSMLDYGNTKPLSHYKAECEQGVTVPGQSKTPMLYIQQRQQAPLPHVSDDQNGMILLKPKSITYRLPHSQDQNPSPNVPRVPVSVPGPGVSAQAPNVSMAGNHSNTPYLSTQQQAVVMKQHQILMDQQKQREQQQKHLLMEQQKQQFLMEQRQQHLLAEQEKQRQQQEQQLQRHLTRPPPQYQDQPQNPYQQQVGQFTGSSSAMPGVSNLGQSSSSSPRMFPQTQNMIQMGPGHSSVPPLQSGSSQQDRGVTQYNNLQNIQRGGLYSLASGMTQMVPQHATQSANGQTPMQRQGSLGQGAAVPAGYGQNTLANSSISQQHNKGALNPTLSKPQMARVPAAMGAQNPSWQHQGIPNINNQTQANSGLGPFTASSSFHMQQTHLKMANQQFAQGMPQVSLSTSRPMTSLNAAVSGQMLSSSLGAQQRTNPPPAQQQVPSQQVLPGMNQTVPDLNAFNQNPNQQMSNRSNLHCSQGYPVRTTSQELPFAYSGQSGNNGLQNLSGDTDLIDSLLKNRTSEEWMNDLDELLGTH, encoded by the exons ATGGTGCTGCCCCCCTGCCCCATGGCGGAGTTCGTGGTGCCGCGGCACAGCGCGGTGATGGAGCGGCTCCGCCGGCGCATCGAGCTCTGCCGGCGGCACCACAGCGCCTGCGAGTCCCGCTACCAGGCCGTGTCCCCGGAGCGCCTGGAGCTGGAGCGCCAGCAAACCTTCGCCCTGCACCAGCGCTGCCTGCAGGCCAAGGCCAAACGGGCCGGCAAGCACCGGCAgccgcccccggccccgccgcctcccgcgCCCCCTCCGCCGGCCGCCGCCGTCGCGGGAAGCGCCGACAGGACCGGAGCGAACGGGCTGGAGGCCGAGGCGGCGAGCGGCGAGCAGCACGGCCGGAGCAGCACGTTGATCGCG ctccatgagactgtgaaaagaaaactgGATAGTGCTGCTTCCCCTCAGAATGGAGACCAGCAGAATGGCTATGGTGATGTGTTTGCTGTGTCCAAGAAGCTGCGTCGTGATGATGCTCTTGGTGGAGTGAGTGGTTCTTCCAATGGGATGCCTCCTGTGTCTCCACTCCATCATCTTGACAAAAAATCTGGCAGTGGAGATACCTTGCAGCTTAATGGAAAACATCCAATGGGGCTCGATGGCATCAGCAAGAAGTGTCTTCCAGATTCCAGCCTGCAGATGAATGGAAGTGGAGATGCTGAGGACTCATTTCCTCTGAGTTTGAACAAGGAGCTGAAGCAGGAGCCTGTAGATGATCTTCCATGTATGATTGCTGGAGCAGGGGGTTCTATATCTCAGAATAACTTGATGCCTGATCTTAATCTTAATGAGCAAGAATGGAAGGAACTTATCGAGGAGCTTAATAGATCGGTTCCCGATGAAGACATGAAGGATCTCTTTAACGAAgactttgaagagaaaaaagatgcagaTTCTTCAAATTCAGCTGCACAGACTCCATTGCCACAAGATATTAACATAAAGACTGAGTTTTCCCCAGCACCCTTTGAACAGGAACAGATGGGATCTCCCCAGGTGAGATCCACTTCATCAGGTCCAGCATTTATTGGTGCTGCCTCTGTACCTGTGAGTGCCGCTTCCCCAGCGGTCGCCAATTCTCAGGCCATGTTTCAGCCTTCCAATCAGTCAATGACTGAAAACCCTAATCAGCCTATGATGCAGGCATCAAACCACTCTCAGAACGTCCAGAGGCCTCTCCCCAGTGTATTGTTACCTGGAAAGGGTGCAGGAAGTGCCAAAGAAATGTCTTCTGCTCATCAACTGCAGCAGATTGCTGCCAAGCAGAAGAGAGACCAGATGTTACAGAACCAGCAGCAAGCTTCACAAGTCCACCAAACAAATCAGATGTCTACGTGGCAACAGTCTGGACAATCTCATAGTCCACTGGCTGTCCCATATACCATGGAAAATCCCACCAGCCCATCAGTTTACCAGCCTGACTTCAACAATCAGAAAATCATTATGTCTAACATGGGAAATAAAAGCTCACCGAGAGCTGCAGGCAATTACCATGTGAACATTTTGGGTCATCAACAGAACAGCTTGAACCAGAACCCTGTGAATAGTCAAGGCTCTATGCTAGACTATGGAAACACCAAACCTCTTTCACATTACAAAGCAGAAtgtgagcagggggtgacagtCCCTGGTCAGAGCAAGACTCCCATGCTGTACATACAGCAGCGCCAGCAGGCACCTCTGCCTCATGTGAGTGATGACCAAAATGGGATGATCCTTTTGAAGCCCAAGTCCATTACCTACCGACTGCCACACAGTCAG gaTCAAAACCCTTCTCCTAATGTTCCTCGTGTTCCTGTTTCTGTCCCGGGCCCTGGGGTGAGTGCCCAGGCTCCCAATGTCTCCATGGCAGGTAACCACAGCAACACCCCTTATCTCAGCACTCAGCAGCAAGCAGTAGTGATGAAGCAACACCAAATACTGATGGaccagcagaagcagagggagcagcaacAAAAGCACTTGCTCATGGagcaacagaagcagcaatTCCTGATGGAGCAGAGACAGCAACATCTTTTGGCTGAGCAG GAGAAACAgcggcagcagcaggagcagcagctgcagaggcaTCTGACCCGACCTCCTCCCCAGTATCAGGATCAGCCACAGAATCCTTACCAGCAACAGGTTGGGCAGTTCACAG gaTCATCTTCAGCCATGCCTGGGGTCAGTAATTTAGGACAGTCCAGCTCCAGCAGTCCACGGATGTTTCCTCAGACCCAGAACATGATTCAGATGGGACCTGGACACAGTTCTGTTCCTCCACTCCAGTCGGGCTCCAGTCAGCAGGACCGGGGGGTCACTCAGTACAACAATCTGCAGAACATTCAGCGAGGGGGATTATACAGCTTGGCCTCTGGTATGACACAGATGGTTCCCCAGCATGCAACCCAAAGTGCCAATGGACAGACACCAATGCAGAGACAAGGCAGCTTGGGCCAGggtgctgctgttcctgctgggTATGGGCAGAATACCTTAGCAAACTCAAGCATATCTCAGCAGCACAATAAAGGTGCACTGAATCCAACCTTATCTAAGCCACAGATGGCGAGAGTACCGGCTGCTATGGGGGCTCAAAATCCATCTTGGCAGCATCAAGGTATCCCTAATATTAACAACCAGACACAAGCAAACAGTGGCTTAGGACCGTTTACTGCCAGCTCCTCTTTCCACATGCAGCAAACTCATCTAAAGATGGCCAACCAGCAGTTTGCCCAAGGAATGCCTCAGGTAAGCCTAAGCACCAGCAGACCCATGACCTCTCTGAATGCTGCTGTCTCGGGGCAGATGCTGTCCTCATCTTTAGGGGCACAGCAGCGGACAAACCCTcctcctgcacagcagcaggtACCCTCACAGCAAGTCCTGCCTGGCATGAACCAGACTGTTCCAGATCTGAATGCTTTCAACCAGAACCCAAATCAGCAAATGTCCAACAGAAGTAATCTGCACTGTAGTCAAGGGTACCCAGTGAGGACAACCAGTCAAGAGCTGCCTTTTGCCTACAGTGGCCAGTCGGGCAATAATGGACTTCAGAACTTATCTGGTGACACAGATCTGATAGACTCTTTGCTGAAAAACAGGACTTCAGAGGAGTGGATGAATGATTTGGATGAGTTGTTAGGGACTCATTAA
- the MAML1 gene encoding mastermind-like protein 1 isoform X1 yields MVLPPCPMAEFVVPRHSAVMERLRRRIELCRRHHSACESRYQAVSPERLELERQQTFALHQRCLQAKAKRAGKHRQPPPAPPPPAPPPPAAAVAGSADRTGANGLEAEAASGEQHGRSSTLIAQLHETVKRKLDSAASPQNGDQQNGYGDVFAVSKKLRRDDALGGVSGSSNGMPPVSPLHHLDKKSGSGDTLQLNGKHPMGLDGISKKCLPDSSLQMNGSGDAEDSFPLSLNKELKQEPVDDLPCMIAGAGGSISQNNLMPDLNLNEQEWKELIEELNRSVPDEDMKDLFNEDFEEKKDADSSNSAAQTPLPQDINIKTEFSPAPFEQEQMGSPQVRSTSSGPAFIGAASVPVSAASPAVANSQAMFQPSNQSMTENPNQPMMQASNHSQNVQRPLPSVLLPGKGAGSAKEMSSAHQLQQIAAKQKRDQMLQNQQQASQVHQTNQMSTWQQSGQSHSPLAVPYTMENPTSPSVYQPDFNNQKIIMSNMGNKSSPRAAGNYHVNILGHQQNSLNQNPVNSQGSMLDYGNTKPLSHYKAECEQGVTVPGQSKTPMLYIQQRQQAPLPHVSDDQNGMILLKPKSITYRLPHSQDQNPSPNVPRVPVSVPGPGVSAQAPNVSMAGNHSNTPYLSTQQQAVVMKQHQILMDQQKQREQQQKHLLMEQQKQQFLMEQRQQHLLAEQEKQRQQQEQQLQRHLTRPPPQYQDQPQNPYQQQVGQFTGSSSAMPGVSNLGQSSSSSPRMFPQTQNMIQMGPGHSSVPPLQSGSSQQDRGVTQYNNLQNIQRGGLYSLASGMTQMVPQHATQSANGQTPMQRQGSLGQGAAVPAGYGQNTLANSSISQQHNKGALNPTLSKPQMARVPAAMGAQNPSWQHQGIPNINNQTQANSGLGPFTASSSFHMQQTHLKMANQQFAQGMPQVSLSTSRPMTSLNAAVSGQMLSSSLGAQQRTNPPPAQQQVPSQQVLPGMNQTVPDLNAFNQNPNQQMSNRSNLHCSQGYPVRTTSQELPFAYSGQSGNNGLQNLSGDTDLIDSLLKNRTSEEWMNDLDELLGTH; encoded by the exons ATGGTGCTGCCCCCCTGCCCCATGGCGGAGTTCGTGGTGCCGCGGCACAGCGCGGTGATGGAGCGGCTCCGCCGGCGCATCGAGCTCTGCCGGCGGCACCACAGCGCCTGCGAGTCCCGCTACCAGGCCGTGTCCCCGGAGCGCCTGGAGCTGGAGCGCCAGCAAACCTTCGCCCTGCACCAGCGCTGCCTGCAGGCCAAGGCCAAACGGGCCGGCAAGCACCGGCAgccgcccccggccccgccgcctcccgcgCCCCCTCCGCCGGCCGCCGCCGTCGCGGGAAGCGCCGACAGGACCGGAGCGAACGGGCTGGAGGCCGAGGCGGCGAGCGGCGAGCAGCACGGCCGGAGCAGCACGTTGATCGCG cagctccatgagactgtgaaaagaaaactgGATAGTGCTGCTTCCCCTCAGAATGGAGACCAGCAGAATGGCTATGGTGATGTGTTTGCTGTGTCCAAGAAGCTGCGTCGTGATGATGCTCTTGGTGGAGTGAGTGGTTCTTCCAATGGGATGCCTCCTGTGTCTCCACTCCATCATCTTGACAAAAAATCTGGCAGTGGAGATACCTTGCAGCTTAATGGAAAACATCCAATGGGGCTCGATGGCATCAGCAAGAAGTGTCTTCCAGATTCCAGCCTGCAGATGAATGGAAGTGGAGATGCTGAGGACTCATTTCCTCTGAGTTTGAACAAGGAGCTGAAGCAGGAGCCTGTAGATGATCTTCCATGTATGATTGCTGGAGCAGGGGGTTCTATATCTCAGAATAACTTGATGCCTGATCTTAATCTTAATGAGCAAGAATGGAAGGAACTTATCGAGGAGCTTAATAGATCGGTTCCCGATGAAGACATGAAGGATCTCTTTAACGAAgactttgaagagaaaaaagatgcagaTTCTTCAAATTCAGCTGCACAGACTCCATTGCCACAAGATATTAACATAAAGACTGAGTTTTCCCCAGCACCCTTTGAACAGGAACAGATGGGATCTCCCCAGGTGAGATCCACTTCATCAGGTCCAGCATTTATTGGTGCTGCCTCTGTACCTGTGAGTGCCGCTTCCCCAGCGGTCGCCAATTCTCAGGCCATGTTTCAGCCTTCCAATCAGTCAATGACTGAAAACCCTAATCAGCCTATGATGCAGGCATCAAACCACTCTCAGAACGTCCAGAGGCCTCTCCCCAGTGTATTGTTACCTGGAAAGGGTGCAGGAAGTGCCAAAGAAATGTCTTCTGCTCATCAACTGCAGCAGATTGCTGCCAAGCAGAAGAGAGACCAGATGTTACAGAACCAGCAGCAAGCTTCACAAGTCCACCAAACAAATCAGATGTCTACGTGGCAACAGTCTGGACAATCTCATAGTCCACTGGCTGTCCCATATACCATGGAAAATCCCACCAGCCCATCAGTTTACCAGCCTGACTTCAACAATCAGAAAATCATTATGTCTAACATGGGAAATAAAAGCTCACCGAGAGCTGCAGGCAATTACCATGTGAACATTTTGGGTCATCAACAGAACAGCTTGAACCAGAACCCTGTGAATAGTCAAGGCTCTATGCTAGACTATGGAAACACCAAACCTCTTTCACATTACAAAGCAGAAtgtgagcagggggtgacagtCCCTGGTCAGAGCAAGACTCCCATGCTGTACATACAGCAGCGCCAGCAGGCACCTCTGCCTCATGTGAGTGATGACCAAAATGGGATGATCCTTTTGAAGCCCAAGTCCATTACCTACCGACTGCCACACAGTCAG gaTCAAAACCCTTCTCCTAATGTTCCTCGTGTTCCTGTTTCTGTCCCGGGCCCTGGGGTGAGTGCCCAGGCTCCCAATGTCTCCATGGCAGGTAACCACAGCAACACCCCTTATCTCAGCACTCAGCAGCAAGCAGTAGTGATGAAGCAACACCAAATACTGATGGaccagcagaagcagagggagcagcaacAAAAGCACTTGCTCATGGagcaacagaagcagcaatTCCTGATGGAGCAGAGACAGCAACATCTTTTGGCTGAGCAG GAGAAACAgcggcagcagcaggagcagcagctgcagaggcaTCTGACCCGACCTCCTCCCCAGTATCAGGATCAGCCACAGAATCCTTACCAGCAACAGGTTGGGCAGTTCACAG gaTCATCTTCAGCCATGCCTGGGGTCAGTAATTTAGGACAGTCCAGCTCCAGCAGTCCACGGATGTTTCCTCAGACCCAGAACATGATTCAGATGGGACCTGGACACAGTTCTGTTCCTCCACTCCAGTCGGGCTCCAGTCAGCAGGACCGGGGGGTCACTCAGTACAACAATCTGCAGAACATTCAGCGAGGGGGATTATACAGCTTGGCCTCTGGTATGACACAGATGGTTCCCCAGCATGCAACCCAAAGTGCCAATGGACAGACACCAATGCAGAGACAAGGCAGCTTGGGCCAGggtgctgctgttcctgctgggTATGGGCAGAATACCTTAGCAAACTCAAGCATATCTCAGCAGCACAATAAAGGTGCACTGAATCCAACCTTATCTAAGCCACAGATGGCGAGAGTACCGGCTGCTATGGGGGCTCAAAATCCATCTTGGCAGCATCAAGGTATCCCTAATATTAACAACCAGACACAAGCAAACAGTGGCTTAGGACCGTTTACTGCCAGCTCCTCTTTCCACATGCAGCAAACTCATCTAAAGATGGCCAACCAGCAGTTTGCCCAAGGAATGCCTCAGGTAAGCCTAAGCACCAGCAGACCCATGACCTCTCTGAATGCTGCTGTCTCGGGGCAGATGCTGTCCTCATCTTTAGGGGCACAGCAGCGGACAAACCCTcctcctgcacagcagcaggtACCCTCACAGCAAGTCCTGCCTGGCATGAACCAGACTGTTCCAGATCTGAATGCTTTCAACCAGAACCCAAATCAGCAAATGTCCAACAGAAGTAATCTGCACTGTAGTCAAGGGTACCCAGTGAGGACAACCAGTCAAGAGCTGCCTTTTGCCTACAGTGGCCAGTCGGGCAATAATGGACTTCAGAACTTATCTGGTGACACAGATCTGATAGACTCTTTGCTGAAAAACAGGACTTCAGAGGAGTGGATGAATGATTTGGATGAGTTGTTAGGGACTCATTAA